In Sphingomonas sp. SUN019, one genomic interval encodes:
- the rmuC gene encoding DNA recombination protein RmuC — protein sequence MTETLAVGLIAILLGLALGWWFASRGVAALRTERDQRTEEFKRAIVDLAGAEERAKAAEALRAELTAVRDDRDRRSTEIATLRAEASAFEARLVELREAKDALSAQFNEVGQKLLAEAQERFLQRAGERFKESEETAGQNLKAMLQPVSDRLQRYEEGVAKVEAERRDAFGDLKGQIEQMRLGQEKVSTEAAKLVNSLRNAPKSRGRWGEQQLKNVLETCGLSEHTDFQTEVSVSGGDEGGRLRPDAIIRVPGGRALVIDAKVSLNAYQDAFGAVDDAERLIGLAAHAQSMRTHVNGLGNKAYWSQFADAPDYVIMFVPGEHFLSAALEHDPTLWDFAFEKRVLLATPTNLIAIARTVAAVWRQERLAKEAQQIGALGKELYDRLAKAASDLRKVGGGLTSAVNNYNSFVSSFESRALVTARKFRDLNIETGAREIEDVSPVEALARYGDGPALIGSAIGEPGE from the coding sequence ATGACCGAAACCCTCGCCGTCGGCCTCATTGCGATCCTGCTCGGCCTTGCACTCGGCTGGTGGTTCGCCAGCCGCGGCGTCGCAGCGCTGCGCACCGAACGCGATCAGCGCACCGAGGAATTCAAGCGCGCGATCGTCGACCTCGCCGGGGCCGAGGAACGCGCGAAGGCGGCGGAGGCGTTGCGCGCCGAACTGACGGCCGTGCGCGACGACCGCGACCGCCGCAGCACCGAGATCGCGACGCTCCGCGCCGAGGCCAGCGCGTTCGAAGCGCGGCTGGTCGAACTGCGCGAGGCGAAGGACGCCTTGTCGGCGCAATTCAACGAGGTCGGCCAGAAACTGCTCGCCGAAGCGCAGGAACGCTTCCTCCAGCGCGCCGGCGAACGCTTCAAGGAATCCGAAGAGACCGCGGGGCAGAACCTGAAGGCGATGCTCCAGCCGGTCAGCGACCGCCTCCAGCGCTACGAAGAGGGCGTCGCCAAGGTCGAGGCCGAACGCCGCGACGCATTCGGCGACCTGAAGGGCCAGATCGAACAGATGCGACTGGGGCAGGAGAAGGTCAGCACCGAAGCCGCCAAACTGGTCAATTCGCTCCGCAACGCGCCCAAGTCGCGCGGCCGCTGGGGCGAACAGCAATTGAAGAACGTGCTGGAAACCTGCGGCCTGTCCGAACACACCGATTTCCAGACCGAGGTCAGCGTCTCCGGCGGCGACGAAGGCGGCCGCCTGCGCCCCGACGCGATCATCCGCGTTCCCGGTGGGCGGGCCTTGGTGATCGACGCCAAGGTATCGCTCAACGCCTATCAGGACGCGTTCGGCGCGGTCGACGATGCCGAACGCCTGATCGGTCTGGCCGCGCACGCGCAATCGATGCGCACCCACGTCAACGGTCTCGGCAACAAGGCCTATTGGAGCCAGTTCGCCGACGCGCCCGACTACGTCATCATGTTCGTCCCCGGCGAACATTTCCTATCCGCCGCGCTCGAACACGACCCGACACTCTGGGACTTCGCCTTCGAAAAACGCGTCCTCCTCGCCACCCCCACGAACCTGATCGCGATCGCCCGCACCGTAGCCGCGGTCTGGCGGCAGGAACGGTTGGCTAAGGAAGCGCAACAGATCGGTGCTCTAGGGAAAGAACTCTACGATCGCTTGGCCAAGGCGGCGAGCGACCTCCGCAAAGTCGGCGGCGGCCTGACCAGCGCGGTCAACAACTACAACAGCTTCGTCAGCAGCTTCGAAAGCCGCGCGCTGGTGACGGCACGAAAATTCCGCGACCTGAACATCGAAACCGGCGCGCGCGAGATTGAAGACGTTTCGCCAGTGGAGGCGCTGGCGCGGTATGGAGATGGGCCGGCGTTAATCGGCTCGGCTATCGGCGAGCCGGGGGAATAA
- a CDS encoding HPr kinase/phosphorylase encodes MTDRETIHATTVAIDGRAVLISGPSGSGKSDLALRLIDRGATLVSDDYTEVRRDGDGLIAAPPATIAGRIEVRGIGIVPFPHLADAKVALAVRLGGPVERLPERGRRVIAGVSVREVAVDAFAATAPIKCELALREDLP; translated from the coding sequence GTGACTGACCGAGAGACGATCCACGCCACCACGGTCGCGATCGATGGGCGTGCGGTACTGATTTCCGGGCCGTCGGGGTCGGGCAAATCCGACCTGGCGCTGCGCCTGATCGATCGCGGGGCTACGCTGGTATCGGATGATTACACCGAGGTGCGCCGCGACGGTGATGGCCTGATCGCTGCGCCGCCCGCGACAATCGCCGGGCGGATCGAGGTGCGCGGAATCGGTATCGTCCCCTTCCCGCATCTGGCCGACGCGAAGGTCGCGCTGGCGGTACGTTTGGGTGGACCGGTAGAACGGCTTCCCGAGCGCGGTCGTCGGGTAATTGCGGGTGTGTCGGTACGGGAGGTTGCGGTCGATGCCTTCGCGGCAACCGCACCGATCAAGTGCGAACTGGCGTTGCGCGAGGATCTGCCGTGA
- a CDS encoding HPr family phosphocarrier protein, producing MSVSREVLVSNRRGLHARASAKFVTLASEQPIAVEVAKGGSSVTGTSIMGLMMLGAAKGDTITISAVGDEAETVVATMCALVEAKFGED from the coding sequence TTGAGCGTGTCGCGCGAGGTGCTGGTCAGCAACCGGCGCGGGCTGCACGCACGCGCGAGTGCGAAGTTCGTGACCTTGGCGTCGGAACAGCCGATCGCGGTCGAGGTGGCGAAGGGCGGATCGAGCGTCACCGGCACGTCGATCATGGGGCTGATGATGCTGGGCGCAGCCAAGGGCGACACGATCACGATCAGCGCGGTCGGCGACGAGGCCGAGACGGTCGTCGCGACGATGTGCGCCTTGGTCGAGGCGAAGTTCGGCGAGGACTGA
- the def gene encoding peptide deformylase has translation MAVLPIVEIPDPRLRLVSEPVEKVDDSIRDLVADMVDTMYAAHGIGLAAIQIGVAKRVLVIDLQERVTEDEEKPEAIRDPRAYINPEILSVSDELSTYSEGCLSIPEQYAEVTRPARCRVKWLDEQGESHEAELDGLLATCMQHEIDHLNGVLFIDHISRLKRDMVVKKLAKMRKAA, from the coding sequence ATGGCCGTTCTTCCCATCGTCGAAATCCCCGATCCCCGCCTCCGTCTCGTCTCGGAGCCAGTGGAGAAGGTCGACGATTCGATCCGCGATCTCGTCGCCGACATGGTCGACACGATGTACGCCGCGCACGGCATCGGCCTCGCTGCGATCCAGATCGGCGTCGCCAAACGCGTGCTCGTCATCGACCTGCAGGAACGCGTGACCGAGGACGAGGAAAAGCCCGAAGCGATCCGCGACCCCCGGGCCTATATCAATCCCGAGATCCTGTCGGTTAGCGACGAACTGTCGACCTACAGCGAAGGCTGCCTGTCGATCCCCGAACAATATGCCGAGGTCACGCGCCCGGCGCGCTGCCGCGTGAAGTGGCTCGACGAACAGGGCGAGAGCCATGAAGCCGAACTCGACGGCCTGCTGGCGACGTGCATGCAGCACGAGATCGACCATCTGAACGGCGTGCTGTTCATCGATCACATCTCGCGTCTGAAACGCGACATGGTGGTGAAGAAGCTGGCGAAAATGCGCAAGGCCGCCTGA
- the fmt gene encoding methionyl-tRNA formyltransferase, whose protein sequence is MRIIFMGTPTFAVPVLEALIDAGHEIAAVYTQPPRPAGRRGRMLVESAVQNFADVKRIKVRSPASLRNAEQQQAFDALKADVAVVAAYGLILPQPILDAPRLGCLNVHASLLPRWRGAAPIQRAILSGDSETGVCIMQMEAGLDTGPVRLCKSTWIGIDDAEKITDRLSTIGAELMCTVLARLDAYPPLAQDENYATYAPKIEKAEARLNFQESAVSLARKVQAFTRKPGAFFEIDGERIKVFRARALNRWPNDVRLPGEIVDLIDAGTNWGKPSKRDSAFAIACGDGYLLPELLQRAGKAFMPPNDFLQGFRSVLGKVAE, encoded by the coding sequence ATGCGGATCATCTTCATGGGAACCCCGACGTTTGCGGTGCCGGTGCTGGAGGCCTTAATCGACGCCGGGCACGAAATAGCCGCGGTTTACACGCAGCCGCCTCGACCCGCGGGACGTCGCGGTCGGATGCTCGTCGAGTCCGCCGTCCAGAATTTCGCCGACGTGAAGCGAATAAAGGTTCGTTCCCCGGCATCACTTCGAAATGCCGAACAGCAGCAGGCGTTCGATGCATTGAAAGCAGATGTCGCGGTGGTGGCAGCTTACGGTTTGATCCTGCCCCAGCCCATTCTGGACGCCCCGCGGTTGGGCTGCCTAAACGTCCACGCGTCCTTGCTGCCGCGTTGGCGCGGCGCGGCGCCGATCCAACGCGCGATCTTGTCTGGCGATTCGGAAACAGGCGTTTGCATCATGCAAATGGAGGCGGGTCTGGACACTGGTCCCGTGCGGCTTTGCAAATCCACCTGGATCGGCATCGATGACGCTGAGAAGATCACGGACCGCCTAAGCACGATCGGTGCAGAGCTGATGTGTACGGTGCTGGCGCGGCTCGATGCTTACCCGCCGCTTGCGCAGGACGAGAACTACGCGACGTACGCACCAAAAATCGAAAAGGCGGAAGCGCGACTGAACTTTCAGGAATCGGCCGTTTCACTTGCACGAAAGGTGCAGGCGTTCACCCGCAAACCAGGAGCTTTTTTCGAAATCGATGGTGAACGTATCAAGGTGTTCCGCGCGCGCGCTTTGAACAGGTGGCCGAATGATGTCAGGCTGCCGGGTGAAATTGTCGATCTGATCGACGCGGGAACAAATTGGGGCAAGCCATCGAAGCGCGACAGCGCCTTTGCGATCGCCTGCGGTGACGGATATCTTCTTCCCGAGTTGCTCCAACGGGCCGGCAAAGCTTTCATGCCACCGAATGACTTTCTCCAGGGTTTTCGGTCAGTATTGGGCAAGGTCGCCGAATGA
- a CDS encoding RNA methyltransferase, with translation MPREITAFSNPLIKYVRDLRDKRHRREAHQFLAEGLRILTEARDMDRLPRMLFYAAASAAHPLVRELVIAVETDGGEVIETTPAILSKLSGKDNPQAVVGVFDEFEVGLEGLDRASSAIWLVAERLRDPGNLGTILRTGDAVGAGALILIGECVDPFSVEAVRASMGALFTVPIVRCDWAEFLTWLRDGPGQLVGLSLDTETDYRAAGYSAPTFLLTGNEAQGMPPEMAAACDILVKIPMLGKADSLNAAVATAVMAYEVLGQQ, from the coding sequence ATGCCCCGCGAAATTACCGCTTTCTCCAATCCGCTGATCAAATACGTCCGCGACCTGCGTGACAAACGGCATCGGCGCGAGGCGCACCAGTTCCTGGCCGAGGGGCTGCGCATCCTGACCGAGGCGCGTGACATGGATCGCCTGCCGCGGATGCTGTTCTACGCCGCCGCCAGCGCCGCGCATCCGCTGGTGCGGGAGCTGGTCATCGCGGTGGAGACGGATGGCGGCGAGGTGATCGAGACGACGCCTGCGATCCTCTCGAAACTGTCGGGCAAGGACAATCCGCAGGCGGTGGTCGGCGTGTTCGACGAATTCGAGGTCGGGCTGGAAGGATTAGATCGCGCGTCGTCGGCGATCTGGCTGGTGGCGGAGCGGCTGCGCGATCCGGGCAATCTGGGGACGATCCTGCGCACCGGCGACGCGGTCGGCGCGGGCGCGCTGATCCTGATCGGCGAGTGCGTCGACCCCTTCTCGGTCGAGGCGGTGCGTGCGAGCATGGGGGCGCTGTTCACGGTGCCGATCGTGCGGTGCGATTGGGCGGAATTCCTGACGTGGCTGCGTGACGGGCCGGGGCAACTGGTTGGACTCAGCCTGGATACGGAGACCGATTATCGGGCCGCGGGCTATTCGGCGCCGACCTTCCTGCTGACAGGAAACGAGGCGCAGGGCATGCCGCCAGAGATGGCCGCGGCGTGCGATATTCTGGTGAAGATCCCGATGCTCGGCAAGGCAGACAGCCTAAACGCGGCAGTGGCGACTGCGGTGATGGCGTATGAGGTATTGGGGCAGCAATAA
- a CDS encoding NAD(P)H-hydrate dehydratase produces the protein MIPLDGQYILTAAEMRAAEDAAIAEGASVRSLMARAGQAVAEAARRLAAGSEVLVLCGPGNNGGDGYVAASILQAAGHAVRVAATGEPRTDAARNARGGWSGPIETIADARPAPILVDALFGTGLSRGLDAALADQLHRLRGAARIAIAVDLPSGVATDDGALLSDVPTFDLTLALGATKPAHLLHPAAARMGEVRVLDIGVPTESAATVLAKPHLTQPAPDAHKYIRGMVAIVAGTMPGAAALAASAAANSGAGYVLLLGSATDRVPHAIVRRRYDAALLEDGRIGALLIGPGLGRGDTARERLDAALASTRPLVIDGDALHLLDPDTLPKRSAPTILTPHAGEFDALFGAGQESKIDRTRAAAARSGAIVVFKGADTVIADPSGPVRSAHKASPWLSTAGTGDVLAGLIAARLATSASPLDAATTGVWLHAEAARRAGPAFTADDLIQHLPKAIAACL, from the coding sequence ATGATCCCGCTCGATGGCCAGTATATCCTGACCGCCGCCGAAATGCGCGCGGCGGAGGACGCCGCGATTGCCGAGGGGGCGAGCGTGCGATCGCTGATGGCGCGCGCCGGGCAGGCGGTCGCTGAAGCGGCCCGCCGTCTTGCTGCGGGATCGGAAGTGCTGGTCCTCTGCGGCCCCGGCAACAACGGAGGCGACGGCTATGTCGCGGCCAGCATATTGCAGGCGGCGGGCCACGCGGTCCGCGTCGCCGCCACCGGCGAGCCGCGCACTGACGCTGCAAGAAACGCGCGTGGCGGCTGGAGTGGCCCGATCGAAACGATCGCCGACGCGAGGCCGGCACCGATCCTGGTCGACGCGCTGTTCGGCACCGGCCTGTCGCGCGGTCTGGACGCTGCGCTGGCCGATCAGCTTCACCGGCTGCGCGGCGCCGCGCGCATTGCGATCGCGGTCGACCTGCCGAGCGGCGTCGCGACCGACGACGGTGCGTTGCTATCGGACGTGCCGACGTTCGACCTGACCCTAGCACTCGGCGCAACGAAACCCGCGCACCTGCTGCACCCCGCCGCCGCGCGCATGGGCGAGGTTCGCGTTCTAGACATCGGCGTCCCGACCGAAAGCGCCGCGACGGTCCTGGCGAAGCCTCACCTTACGCAGCCAGCCCCCGACGCGCACAAATACATCCGTGGCATGGTCGCGATCGTCGCGGGAACGATGCCCGGCGCGGCCGCACTCGCCGCCTCCGCCGCCGCAAATTCGGGCGCGGGCTATGTCCTGCTGCTCGGCAGCGCGACCGACCGCGTCCCGCACGCGATCGTCCGTCGCCGCTATGACGCCGCACTGCTGGAAGACGGACGAATCGGCGCATTGCTGATCGGTCCCGGCCTCGGTCGCGGCGACACCGCACGCGAACGGCTCGACGCGGCGCTCGCCTCGACGCGACCGCTGGTGATCGACGGCGACGCGCTCCATCTGCTCGACCCCGACACACTCCCGAAACGATCCGCCCCCACGATCCTCACGCCCCACGCGGGCGAGTTCGACGCGCTGTTCGGGGCCGGGCAGGAGAGCAAGATCGACCGCACCCGCGCCGCCGCCGCACGATCCGGCGCGATCGTGGTTTTCAAGGGCGCGGACACCGTGATCGCCGATCCCTCCGGCCCGGTCCGCAGCGCCCACAAAGCGTCACCGTGGCTATCGACCGCGGGCACCGGAGACGTCCTCGCCGGGTTGATCGCCGCACGCCTTGCGACCAGCGCGTCCCCGCTCGACGCCGCCACTACCGGCGTCTGGCTACACGCCGAGGCCGCGCGCCGCGCCGGTCCCGCCTTCACCGCCGACGACCTCATTCAACACCTCCCGAAGGCGATCGCTGCATGTCTCTGA
- a CDS encoding PTS sugar transporter subunit IIA, with amino-acid sequence MIGLVLVTHGRLADEFVTAMEHVVGPQQNVLTVAIGPEDDMEARRADIEAAVKQVDTGRGVIILTDLFGGTPSNLAISLMQRGRVEVIAGINLPMLIRLESARKAMTVVAAVAAAREAGRKYISVASEVLGIGEAAA; translated from the coding sequence ATGATCGGGCTTGTGCTTGTCACCCACGGCCGGCTCGCGGACGAATTCGTCACGGCGATGGAGCATGTGGTCGGCCCGCAGCAGAATGTGCTGACGGTGGCGATCGGCCCAGAAGACGATATGGAAGCACGCCGCGCCGACATCGAGGCTGCGGTGAAACAGGTCGACACCGGGCGCGGCGTCATCATCCTGACCGACCTGTTCGGAGGCACGCCGTCCAATCTGGCGATTTCGCTGATGCAGCGCGGGCGCGTGGAGGTGATCGCAGGGATCAACCTGCCGATGCTGATCCGGCTCGAATCGGCGCGCAAAGCGATGACCGTGGTCGCGGCGGTGGCGGCGGCGCGCGAGGCGGGTCGTAAGTATATCTCGGTCGCGTCCGAGGTGCTGGGCATCGGCGAGGCGGCGGCTTGA
- a CDS encoding class I SAM-dependent RNA methyltransferase gives MSLTEIVRVAARGEGVTADGRHAAFAAPGDLLADDGALTSGPHHATPPCRHFPECGGCQLQHLDDAAWSGFITDRIAAALAAHDLTTMIRAPILSPPRTRRRATLHAEPSGRIGFTAEKSHQIVDLAECHVLAPELFALIAPLRRLLQRLKVKRRVDLHLTLADQGVDLLVNGVAPDGLAAAEAITAFAQANNVARICFDRGDGPETRWEPDGVTITLGGVAVPLPPGAFLQATREGEAALVEAVREAIGTPETTADLFAGLGTFALSLPGKVYAAEGARDAILTLKAAAALAGRRIFTEHRDLFRRPLTPKELDRFGAIVLDPPRAGAREQAVALAQSTAPAIAYVSCNPSSFARDAKTLCDGGYRLDWIQPVGQFRWSTHVELAACFRKDNPPR, from the coding sequence ATGTCTCTGACCGAAATCGTCCGCGTCGCCGCGCGCGGGGAGGGGGTCACCGCCGACGGCCGCCACGCCGCCTTCGCCGCGCCCGGCGACCTGCTCGCCGACGACGGCGCGCTCACCTCCGGCCCGCATCACGCGACGCCGCCATGCCGCCACTTCCCCGAATGCGGCGGCTGCCAGCTCCAGCACCTCGACGACGCGGCGTGGAGCGGCTTCATCACCGACCGCATCGCCGCCGCGCTCGCCGCGCACGACCTGACGACGATGATCCGCGCGCCGATCTTGTCCCCGCCGCGCACCCGCCGTCGCGCGACGCTCCACGCCGAGCCGTCGGGCCGGATCGGTTTCACCGCGGAGAAAAGCCACCAGATCGTCGACCTGGCCGAATGCCACGTCCTCGCCCCCGAACTCTTCGCGCTCATCGCGCCGCTGCGCCGCCTGCTCCAGCGGCTGAAGGTTAAACGCCGCGTCGACCTCCATCTCACCCTCGCTGATCAGGGCGTCGACCTGCTGGTGAACGGCGTCGCGCCCGATGGTCTGGCCGCAGCGGAAGCGATCACCGCCTTCGCGCAAGCCAACAACGTCGCCCGCATCTGCTTCGACCGCGGTGACGGTCCCGAAACGCGCTGGGAACCCGACGGCGTCACGATCACGCTGGGCGGCGTGGCCGTCCCGCTGCCCCCCGGCGCGTTCCTGCAAGCGACGCGCGAGGGCGAGGCGGCGCTGGTCGAGGCGGTACGGGAAGCGATCGGCACGCCGGAAACCACCGCCGACCTTTTCGCCGGCCTCGGCACCTTCGCGCTTTCGTTGCCGGGCAAGGTCTATGCCGCCGAAGGCGCACGCGACGCGATCCTGACGCTGAAGGCAGCGGCCGCCCTAGCCGGACGCCGCATCTTCACCGAACACCGCGACCTCTTTCGCCGCCCGCTGACGCCGAAGGAACTAGATCGTTTCGGCGCGATCGTGTTGGACCCGCCACGCGCAGGCGCGCGCGAGCAAGCGGTCGCGTTGGCGCAATCGACCGCGCCGGCCATCGCCTACGTGTCCTGCAATCCCAGCAGCTTCGCGCGCGATGCGAAGACGTTGTGCGATGGCGGCTATCGGCTCGACTGGATTCAGCCGGTCGGGCAATTCCGATGGTCGACCCACGTCGAACTCGCCGCGTGCTTCAGGAAAGATAATCCGCCGCGATGA
- the truA gene encoding tRNA pseudouridine(38-40) synthase TruA: MTRFALTLEYDGRPFMGWQRQDHGPSVQQALEEAAFAMLGERVAVHAAGRTDAGVHATGMRAHLDVGKPIEAFRLMEALNALVRPAPVAVLDCVVVADDWHARFSCVRRHYRYDVATRRAPLTLAKGLAWRVPTPLDVAAMQNGAARLVGRHDFTTFRSAHCQANSAVRTLDRLDVVETADGLSVFASARSFLHHQVRSMVGCLALVGQKKWSPDDMSAALEAKDRAALGLNAPPDGLYFIAADYLS; this comes from the coding sequence ATGACGCGCTTCGCGTTGACGCTGGAGTATGACGGACGGCCGTTCATGGGGTGGCAGCGGCAGGATCACGGGCCGAGCGTGCAGCAGGCGCTGGAGGAGGCGGCGTTCGCGATGCTGGGGGAACGCGTCGCGGTCCATGCCGCGGGGCGGACCGATGCGGGCGTTCATGCGACGGGGATGCGCGCGCATCTCGATGTGGGGAAGCCGATCGAGGCGTTCCGGCTGATGGAGGCGCTGAATGCGCTGGTGCGCCCTGCCCCGGTGGCGGTGTTGGACTGTGTGGTCGTTGCGGATGACTGGCACGCGCGATTTTCGTGCGTTAGACGGCATTATCGCTATGACGTGGCAACACGCCGTGCGCCGCTGACGTTAGCGAAAGGGCTGGCGTGGCGCGTGCCGACGCCGCTCGACGTGGCGGCGATGCAGAACGGCGCGGCGCGGTTGGTGGGGCGGCATGACTTCACCACGTTCCGGTCGGCGCATTGCCAGGCCAACAGTGCGGTGCGGACGTTGGATCGGCTCGACGTGGTGGAGACGGCGGACGGACTGTCGGTGTTCGCGTCGGCGCGATCGTTCCTGCATCATCAGGTGCGGTCGATGGTCGGATGCCTGGCGTTAGTCGGTCAAAAGAAGTGGTCGCCCGACGATATGAGCGCGGCGCTGGAAGCGAAGGACCGCGCGGCGCTGGGGCTGAATGCGCCGCCCGACGGGCTCTACTTCATCGCGGCGGATTATCTTTCCTGA
- a CDS encoding AAA family ATPase, which produces MAKYRHTKLPPPYLKRIWLDVGDKGDLEAYPLCLPMFRRQEFELAFDRPITIIVGENGVGKSTLIEGIAVLAGFDESGGGPGYRAVDNEGALETGGGCLADHLKASWLPKIGRGWFFRAESFFSVARYLDAAGSPSADFLSHSHGEGFIRFFAERCTQPGLFIFDEPESALSPNRQFDFLKLLTMIDRSAQAQVIMATHSPILMAMPGARLLRMGKYGLEPVMLEETDHFRIMREFVGDPHAVVAAMLDE; this is translated from the coding sequence TTGGCGAAGTATCGGCATACCAAACTTCCACCGCCCTATCTCAAGCGAATATGGCTAGATGTCGGGGACAAGGGCGACCTTGAAGCCTATCCCCTGTGCTTGCCGATGTTTCGACGCCAGGAATTCGAGCTGGCTTTTGATCGCCCGATTACGATCATCGTCGGCGAAAACGGTGTCGGAAAGTCGACGCTGATCGAAGGCATTGCAGTGCTCGCCGGCTTCGACGAAAGCGGGGGCGGCCCTGGCTATCGAGCCGTCGACAATGAAGGTGCGCTTGAAACCGGGGGTGGTTGCCTTGCAGACCATCTGAAAGCGAGTTGGCTACCCAAGATCGGTCGTGGCTGGTTCTTCAGGGCTGAAAGCTTCTTTTCGGTCGCGAGATATCTTGATGCGGCGGGTTCGCCGAGTGCCGATTTCCTTTCGCACTCACACGGAGAGGGGTTCATTCGCTTCTTCGCCGAACGGTGCACCCAGCCGGGACTGTTCATCTTCGACGAGCCCGAGTCGGCTTTGTCACCGAACAGACAGTTCGATTTTTTGAAACTCCTGACAATGATCGATCGGTCTGCGCAGGCTCAGGTAATCATGGCGACGCATTCGCCGATCCTCATGGCGATGCCCGGCGCGCGACTTCTGCGAATGGGGAAATACGGACTCGAGCCAGTGATGCTGGAAGAAACTGATCACTTCCGCATCATGCGTGAATTCGTCGGCGATCCACATGCTGTCGTGGCAGCGATGCTCGACGAATAG
- the rapZ gene encoding RNase adapter RapZ, translating to MSSAPPEILLVTGLSGAGKSTVLKTLEDLGWEVVDNLPLPLLDRLLSAPPPEGAEGITRPLALGVGARTRDFDPATIVAQVDRLRARGRHEIGTLFLDCGTEELARRYDETRRRHPLAQDRPARDGIERERELLAPLKAWANRLIDTTGLNANGLAQQIRAAFSRVGLSEATLSVTSFGFARGLPTDADLVFDMRFLRNPHWDPALKPGTGLDPDVAAYVAADPAYEESLRRIEELLLLLVPRYGVEGKPYVSIAFGCTGGRHRSVHVADRVATRLREAGFSPTVIHRDLAAAPQDALEGRPAGQ from the coding sequence GTGAGCTCTGCCCCACCCGAGATTCTGTTGGTCACCGGCCTGTCGGGTGCGGGCAAATCGACCGTGCTGAAGACGCTGGAGGATCTGGGCTGGGAAGTGGTCGACAATCTGCCGCTACCGTTGCTCGATCGGTTGCTTAGCGCCCCTCCACCCGAGGGCGCCGAGGGCATTACGCGGCCGTTGGCGCTGGGGGTCGGCGCGCGGACACGGGATTTCGATCCGGCGACCATCGTGGCGCAGGTCGATCGGTTGCGTGCGCGGGGCCGGCACGAGATCGGGACGTTGTTCCTGGATTGCGGGACCGAGGAGCTCGCACGACGCTATGATGAGACGCGGCGGCGGCACCCGTTGGCGCAGGATCGGCCGGCGCGTGACGGAATCGAGCGCGAACGCGAACTGCTCGCGCCGTTGAAGGCATGGGCCAACCGGTTGATCGACACGACCGGTTTGAACGCGAATGGCTTGGCGCAACAGATTCGCGCCGCCTTTTCGCGCGTCGGGCTGAGCGAAGCGACATTGTCGGTGACGTCGTTCGGTTTCGCCCGCGGACTGCCGACGGACGCCGACTTGGTCTTCGACATGCGATTCCTGCGTAATCCGCATTGGGATCCCGCGCTGAAGCCCGGCACGGGACTTGACCCGGATGTTGCGGCCTATGTCGCGGCGGACCCGGCGTATGAGGAGTCGCTACGGCGGATCGAGGAACTGCTGCTGCTGCTGGTTCCGCGTTACGGGGTGGAGGGCAAGCCGTATGTATCGATCGCGTTCGGGTGTACCGGGGGGAGACACCGCTCGGTACACGTCGCCGATCGGGTCGCCACACGGTTGCGCGAAGCTGGTTTTTCCCCCACGGTGATCCATCGCGATCTGGCGGCCGCGCCGCAGGATGCGCTTGAAGGACGGCCCGCCGGGCAATGA
- the recR gene encoding recombination mediator RecR translates to MASREIEALTSALARLPGLGPRSARRAVLHLVKKREAALVPLLSALTAVEANLANCSVCGNVDTIDPCAICADPRRDARALCVVEEVADLWALDRSRLFPGRFHVLGGRLSALEGIRPEDLSIDLLVRRIEAGGIDEVVLAMNATLEGQTTAHYLAERIERFPVRVTQLAHGLPVGGELDYLDEGTLAQALRARRPMA, encoded by the coding sequence ATGGCTTCCCGGGAGATCGAAGCGCTGACGAGCGCGCTGGCGCGGCTGCCGGGGCTCGGGCCGCGGTCGGCGCGGCGTGCGGTGCTGCATCTGGTCAAGAAGCGCGAGGCGGCGCTGGTCCCCCTGCTGTCCGCGCTGACCGCGGTCGAGGCGAACCTCGCCAATTGCAGCGTCTGCGGCAACGTCGACACGATCGACCCGTGCGCGATCTGCGCCGATCCCCGCCGCGACGCGCGCGCGCTCTGCGTGGTGGAGGAAGTCGCCGATCTCTGGGCGCTCGATCGCTCGCGCCTGTTCCCCGGCCGCTTCCATGTCCTCGGCGGCAGGTTGTCGGCGCTGGAGGGAATTCGCCCCGAAGACCTCAGCATCGACCTGCTCGTCCGCCGGATCGAGGCTGGCGGGATCGACGAGGTCGTCCTCGCGATGAACGCCACGCTGGAGGGGCAGACCACCGCGCACTACCTCGCCGAACGGATCGAACGCTTCCCCGTCCGCGTCACGCAACTCGCGCACGGCCTGCCGGTGGGCGGCGAGCTCGACTATCTCGACGAAGGCACGCTCGCCCAGGCCTTGCGCGCAAGGCGTCCGATGGCTTGA